From a single Pseudomonas triticicola genomic region:
- the minD gene encoding septum site-determining protein MinD codes for MAKILVVTSGKGGVGKTTTSAAIGTGLALRGHKTVIVDFDVGLRNLDLIMGCERRVVYDFVNVVNGEANLQQALIKDKRLENLYVLAASQTRDKDALTVEGVEKVLMELKEQFEFVVCDSPAGIEKGAHLAMYFADEAIVVTNPEVSSVRDSDRMLGLLASKSRRAERGEDPIKEHLLITRYHPERVEKGEMLGVEDVKEILSVTLLGVIPESQAVLKASNQGVPVILDDQSDAGQAYSDTVDRLLGKEKAHRFLDVEKKGFFERLFGGR; via the coding sequence TTGGCCAAGATTCTCGTGGTTACATCCGGCAAGGGTGGTGTGGGTAAGACCACCACCAGCGCCGCTATCGGTACCGGTCTCGCTCTGCGCGGCCACAAAACAGTGATCGTCGACTTCGACGTGGGCTTGCGTAACCTCGACCTGATCATGGGTTGCGAGCGCCGCGTGGTGTATGACTTCGTCAACGTGGTAAACGGCGAAGCCAACCTGCAACAGGCACTGATCAAAGACAAGCGCCTGGAAAACCTCTACGTACTGGCGGCCAGCCAGACCCGCGACAAAGACGCGCTGACCGTCGAAGGCGTGGAAAAAGTCCTGATGGAGCTCAAGGAACAATTCGAGTTCGTCGTCTGCGACTCCCCGGCGGGCATCGAGAAAGGTGCGCACCTGGCCATGTATTTCGCCGATGAAGCGATCGTCGTGACCAACCCGGAAGTGTCCTCGGTACGTGACTCGGACCGCATGCTCGGCCTGCTGGCGAGCAAATCGCGCCGCGCCGAACGTGGCGAAGACCCGATCAAGGAACACCTGCTGATCACCCGCTACCACCCGGAGCGTGTTGAAAAGGGCGAGATGCTCGGCGTTGAAGACGTCAAGGAAATCCTCTCGGTGACCCTGCTCGGCGTCATCCCGGAATCCCAGGCGGTGCTCAAGGCTTCCAACCAGGGCGTGCCCGTTATTCTCGACGACCAGAGCGATGCCGGTCAGGCTTACAGCGATACCGTCGACCGCCTGCTGGGCAAAGAAAAAGCCCACCGATTCCTCGATGTCGAGAAGAAGGGATTCTTCGAGCGCCTGTTTGGAGGTAGGTAA
- a CDS encoding S-type pyocin domain-containing protein, with protein MQRNGITLPPIVVRPDKQDEYLHYLGAGDGSGPGINFAPLGDILDMESIYKDTSRNIAQVIEHELAEVRAAGDQSVLPPLDALAREMRFRDSLIARKFGALLVAKDVAIERFGHAQVETFFNGGRLPQVNRRSASVSVRQAYSALFNAKLLVEGIGVLNSQSATVKGMIAVVQAQEAERIAQEQARLAAEHARQVAQEQARVAQEQARRLAEELARQAAADELRRLEEEHARLAAEALERKRAEEQAALEAEAEARRVAEEKRRQDTSGGHSSLLRFQGNTSHAQLVFATSAGAVAIADNLMAGFSASIRSAVAGLSGLAAGTASGLMVGVSAFVYSPVLGNGELPERFLLSLPLADLLPGQLPDLDRLASERARLNLPVRLSARPLTGALAELLVVPVAGTKRPSGVRVVAAGFNAGNNTYSATLTDIPPTTAVWTPAVTPADSSTLFPIENPSPPRYIGGNLVPIEGRIDAYPGRGNIRFDDFILVFPSESGLPPQYVMFRDRRNDPGVASGHGAPVAGGWLEAATQGEGAAIPSKIADQLRGKSFKDFRAFRETFWKAVAADAELAMSFDPGSLSAMSKGRSPYVKAGDRVGKRVKFELHHVSSLSDGGQLYDIDNLRLLTPKQHLAVHKGGE; from the coding sequence CGCCGATTGTTGTGCGTCCGGATAAACAAGATGAATATTTACATTACTTAGGTGCAGGGGACGGCTCGGGACCAGGCATTAACTTTGCGCCGTTGGGTGACATACTCGATATGGAAAGTATCTACAAAGATACTTCCAGAAATATTGCTCAAGTCATCGAACATGAACTGGCAGAAGTGCGGGCAGCAGGCGACCAAAGTGTATTGCCGCCTTTGGATGCGCTGGCGCGGGAGATGCGATTCAGGGATTCCCTGATCGCCAGGAAGTTTGGTGCGCTTTTGGTGGCCAAGGACGTGGCCATCGAACGTTTTGGCCACGCCCAGGTTGAAACTTTCTTCAACGGAGGTCGTTTACCGCAAGTCAATCGGCGAAGCGCCAGCGTCAGCGTACGGCAGGCCTATAGCGCCTTGTTCAACGCCAAGTTACTGGTTGAAGGCATTGGCGTGTTGAACAGCCAGTCGGCCACGGTCAAGGGCATGATTGCCGTGGTGCAAGCGCAGGAAGCCGAGCGGATCGCTCAGGAGCAGGCGCGGTTGGCGGCGGAACACGCCAGGCAGGTTGCACAGGAACAGGCCCGCGTTGCTCAGGAGCAAGCGCGGCGGCTGGCGGAGGAGCTGGCGCGGCAGGCCGCCGCCGATGAACTCAGGCGGCTCGAAGAGGAACATGCCCGTTTGGCGGCTGAGGCACTAGAACGCAAGCGTGCCGAGGAACAGGCAGCGCTTGAGGCTGAAGCCGAAGCACGCAGGGTTGCTGAGGAAAAGCGCCGGCAGGACACCTCCGGTGGGCACAGTAGCCTGTTGCGCTTTCAGGGCAATACCAGCCACGCCCAACTGGTATTTGCGACGTCCGCTGGTGCGGTCGCGATTGCCGACAACCTGATGGCGGGTTTTTCCGCCTCGATTCGCTCGGCGGTGGCCGGTTTATCGGGGCTGGCTGCTGGCACGGCGTCCGGTCTGATGGTGGGGGTAAGTGCGTTTGTCTACTCCCCGGTGTTGGGCAATGGGGAATTGCCTGAACGCTTTCTGCTCAGCCTCCCACTGGCAGATCTGCTGCCCGGTCAACTGCCTGATCTGGACAGGCTGGCAAGCGAAAGGGCACGACTGAATCTGCCGGTGCGTTTGAGCGCCCGGCCGCTGACGGGCGCTCTCGCCGAACTGCTTGTCGTTCCGGTAGCGGGGACAAAACGGCCTTCCGGCGTTCGCGTGGTTGCAGCTGGTTTCAACGCAGGGAACAACACTTACAGCGCGACCCTCACTGACATCCCGCCGACAACCGCGGTCTGGACTCCCGCAGTAACGCCGGCAGACAGTTCAACGCTATTCCCCATCGAGAATCCGTCCCCACCGCGATATATCGGCGGCAACCTCGTGCCGATTGAAGGACGGATCGACGCTTACCCAGGGCGGGGCAACATTCGTTTCGACGACTTCATTCTGGTCTTCCCGTCGGAATCGGGCCTGCCACCGCAGTACGTCATGTTCCGGGATCGACGCAATGATCCAGGGGTGGCGAGTGGTCATGGAGCGCCGGTTGCGGGTGGATGGCTGGAGGCGGCTACGCAAGGTGAGGGGGCGGCAATTCCCTCAAAAATTGCAGATCAATTGCGAGGCAAGAGTTTCAAGGATTTCAGGGCATTCAGGGAGACTTTCTGGAAAGCGGTGGCCGCTGATGCGGAACTGGCGATGTCGTTTGATCCAGGTAGTCTCAGTGCAATGAGCAAAGGCCGATCACCGTATGTGAAAGCGGGCGATCGGGTTGGTAAACGAGTGAAGTTTGAGTTGCACCACGTCTCATCGTTATCGGATGGTGGGCAGTTGTACGATATTGACAACCTGCGGTTGCTAACTCCGAAACAGCATTTGGCAGTCCATAAGGGAGGCGAGTAA
- the minC gene encoding septum site-determining protein MinC — protein MSQTDPLDQDPVFQLKGSMLAITVLELARNDLESLDRQLAAKVAQAPNFFSNAPLVLALDKLPPNQGAVDLPGLMRVCRQHGLRTLAIRASRIEDIAAAIAIDIPVLPPSGARERPLETPEVEVKKKPEKPPEPTVKPTRVITTPVRGGQQIYAQGGDLVVVSSVSPGAELLADGNIHVYGPMRGRALAGVKGDTKARIFCQQLSAELISIAGHYKVSEDLRRDPMWGSGVQVSLSGDVLNIIRL, from the coding sequence ATGAGCCAAACCGACCCGTTAGACCAAGATCCCGTATTCCAGCTCAAGGGCAGCATGCTGGCCATCACTGTGCTGGAACTGGCCCGTAACGACCTCGAAAGCCTCGATCGGCAATTGGCCGCCAAAGTCGCCCAGGCGCCGAATTTTTTCAGCAATGCACCGCTGGTCCTGGCGCTGGACAAACTGCCGCCGAACCAGGGCGCGGTTGACCTGCCGGGGCTGATGCGCGTCTGCCGTCAGCACGGTCTGCGTACCCTGGCCATTCGCGCCAGCCGCATCGAAGACATCGCCGCTGCCATCGCCATCGACATCCCTGTGCTACCGCCCTCGGGTGCCCGCGAGCGTCCGCTGGAGACGCCGGAAGTCGAAGTCAAAAAGAAGCCGGAAAAGCCACCTGAGCCGACGGTCAAACCGACCCGCGTAATCACCACGCCAGTACGTGGTGGCCAACAGATATATGCCCAGGGTGGCGATCTGGTCGTGGTCTCATCGGTCAGTCCGGGGGCGGAACTTCTCGCCGATGGCAACATCCATGTATACGGCCCGATGCGCGGCCGTGCGCTGGCCGGCGTCAAAGGTGACACCAAGGCACGGATTTTCTGTCAGCAATTGAGCGCTGAACTGATCTCCATCGCCGGTCATTACAAGGTCTCCGAGGATTTGCGTCGCGATCCGATGTGGGGCTCGGGCGTCCAGGTCAGCCTGTCAGGCGACGTGTTGAACATCATTCGGCTTTAA
- the minE gene encoding cell division topological specificity factor MinE, with protein sequence MNLFDFFRANKKPSTASVAKERLQIIVAHERGQRSTPDYLPALQKELVDVIRKYVNIGNDDVHVALESQGSCSILELNITLPDR encoded by the coding sequence ATGAACCTTTTTGACTTCTTTCGTGCCAACAAAAAGCCAAGTACCGCCTCGGTAGCGAAAGAGCGTCTACAGATCATCGTGGCGCATGAGCGCGGCCAGCGCAGCACGCCGGATTACCTGCCAGCCTTGCAGAAGGAACTGGTCGACGTGATCCGCAAGTACGTCAACATCGGCAACGACGACGTACATGTTGCACTGGAAAGCCAGGGCAGTTGCTCGATTCTGGAACTCAACATCACCCTGCCCGATCGCTGA
- a CDS encoding M18 family aminopeptidase, with translation MRAELNQGLIDFLKASPTPFHATASLVQRLEAAGYVRLDEREPWSTEANGRYYVTRNDSSIVAIKMGRNSPLHDGIRMVGAHTDSPCLRVKPQPELQRQGFWQLGVEVYGGALLAPWFDRDLSLAGRVTFRRDGKVESQLIDFKAPIAIIPNLAIHLNREANQGWAINAQTELPPILAQFAGDERVDFRAVLTDQLAREHGLNADVVLDYELSFYDTQSAAVIGLNGDFIAGARLDNLLSCYAGLQALLTAETDETCVLVCNDHEEVGSCSACGADGPMLEQTLRRLLPEGDEFVRTIQKSLLVSADNAHGVHPNYADKHDANHGPKLNAGPVIKVNSNQRYATNSETAGFFRHLCMAEEVPVQSFVVRSDMGCGSTIGPITASHLGVRTVDIGLPTFAMHSIRELCGSHDLAHLVKVLSAFYASRELP, from the coding sequence ATGCGCGCAGAGTTGAACCAGGGCCTGATCGACTTTCTCAAGGCCTCCCCTACCCCGTTCCACGCCACCGCCAGCCTCGTTCAGCGTCTGGAGGCCGCCGGTTATGTGCGCCTCGACGAGCGCGAGCCATGGTCCACCGAGGCCAACGGCCGCTATTACGTCACCCGTAACGACTCCTCTATCGTCGCGATCAAAATGGGCCGCAACTCGCCACTGCACGACGGTATCCGTATGGTCGGCGCGCATACCGACAGCCCGTGCCTGCGGGTCAAGCCGCAACCGGAACTGCAGCGTCAGGGTTTCTGGCAGCTGGGCGTCGAAGTCTACGGCGGCGCGCTGCTGGCGCCGTGGTTTGACCGCGATCTGTCGCTCGCCGGCCGCGTGACCTTCCGCCGTGACGGCAAGGTCGAGAGCCAGTTGATCGACTTCAAGGCACCGATCGCGATCATTCCCAACCTGGCCATTCACCTCAACCGTGAAGCCAACCAGGGCTGGGCGATCAACGCGCAGACCGAACTACCGCCGATCCTGGCGCAATTCGCCGGTGACGAGCGCGTCGATTTCCGCGCCGTGCTCACTGATCAATTGGCCCGCGAACACGGCCTGAACGCCGACGTGGTGCTGGATTACGAGCTGAGTTTCTACGACACGCAAAGCGCGGCGGTGATCGGCCTGAACGGCGATTTCATTGCCGGTGCGCGTCTGGACAACCTGCTGTCGTGCTACGCCGGCCTGCAAGCGTTGCTCACCGCCGAGACCGACGAAACCTGCGTACTGGTCTGTAATGACCACGAAGAAGTCGGCTCCTGCTCGGCATGCGGTGCCGACGGCCCGATGCTCGAACAGACCCTGCGCCGCCTGTTGCCGGAAGGCGACGAGTTCGTCCGCACCATTCAGAAATCCCTGCTGGTGTCGGCCGACAACGCCCACGGCGTGCATCCCAACTACGCGGACAAGCACGATGCCAACCATGGCCCGAAACTCAACGCCGGCCCGGTGATCAAGGTCAACAGCAACCAGCGCTACGCCACCAACAGCGAAACCGCCGGCTTCTTCCGCCATCTGTGCATGGCCGAAGAAGTCCCGGTGCAAAGCTTCGTGGTGCGCAGCGATATGGGCTGCGGTTCGACCATTGGCCCGATCACCGCCAGCCATCTGGGTGTGCGCACCGTCGACATTGGCCTGCCGACCTTTGCCATGCACTCGATTCGCGAACTGTGCGGCAGCCATGATCTGGCGCATCTGGTCAAAGTGCTCAGCGCGTTTTATGCCAGCCGTGAATTGCCGTAA
- a CDS encoding RluA family pseudouridine synthase: protein MPLSNIRIIHQDAAVLVVDKPTLLLSVPGRADDNKDCLITRLQENGYPEARIVHRLDWETSGIILLARDADTHRELSRQFHDRETEKAYTALAWGQPELDSGSIDLPLRYDPPTKPRHVVDHEFGKHAMTFWKVLERCGDWCRVELTPITGRSHQLRVHMLSIGHPLLGDGLYAHEQALAAWPRLCLHASMLSFTHPQTGERLRFECPAPF, encoded by the coding sequence ATGCCGCTGTCCAACATCCGTATCATCCATCAGGACGCCGCCGTACTGGTGGTCGACAAACCGACCCTGCTGCTCTCGGTGCCCGGTCGCGCTGACGACAACAAGGACTGCCTGATTACCCGCCTGCAGGAAAACGGCTACCCGGAAGCGCGCATCGTCCATCGTCTGGACTGGGAAACCTCCGGCATCATCCTGCTGGCCCGGGATGCCGACACCCATCGCGAGCTGTCGCGGCAGTTTCATGACCGCGAAACCGAAAAGGCCTACACCGCTTTGGCCTGGGGTCAGCCGGAGCTGGACAGCGGCAGCATCGACCTGCCCCTGCGCTACGATCCGCCGACCAAACCACGGCATGTGGTCGATCACGAATTCGGCAAGCATGCAATGACGTTCTGGAAGGTGCTGGAACGTTGCGGCGACTGGTGCCGGGTCGAATTGACACCGATCACCGGGCGCTCGCACCAGTTGCGCGTGCACATGTTGTCAATCGGCCATCCGCTGCTCGGTGACGGACTCTACGCCCACGAGCAAGCGCTGGCGGCCTGGCCCCGTCTGTGCCTGCACGCGAGCATGCTCAGCTTCACTCATCCGCAAACCGGCGAACGCCTGCGCTTCGAGTGCCCGGCACCGTTCTGA
- a CDS encoding bacteriocin immunity protein, with translation MKKIMINEMSEEQFLHFVQKIYQSDYATEKGQTSAVMEFERLSEHPAGSDLIYYPESGKSGPENIVAEVKRWRTAAGKPGFKAR, from the coding sequence ATGAAAAAAATAATGATCAATGAAATGTCCGAAGAGCAATTCTTGCATTTCGTACAAAAGATATACCAATCGGATTACGCGACTGAGAAGGGGCAAACCTCAGCTGTAATGGAGTTTGAACGACTGAGCGAACATCCAGCGGGTTCCGATTTAATCTACTACCCAGAATCGGGGAAAAGCGGTCCGGAAAATATTGTGGCGGAAGTAAAAAGGTGGCGGACCGCCGCAGGAAAACCTGGTTTCAAAGCCAGATAA
- a CDS encoding lipid A biosynthesis lauroyl acyltransferase produces the protein MDRPRFRKAYLAPRFWPLWCGLGLLWLIVQLPYPALLTIGRVLGALMYRVASDRRTIARRNLELCFPEKSAAERKRLLKENFASTGIAFFEMAMSWWWSRERLAKLAHVEGLEHLQKAQREGKGVILMAAHFTTLEIGAALLGQQHTIDGMYREHKNPLFDFVQRRGRERHNLDSLAVERDDVRGMLKLLRSGRAIWYAPDQDYGAKQSIFVPLFGIQAATVTATTKFARLGKALVVPFTQERLADGSGYRLVIHPPLDDFPGESEEADCIRINQWVESALRACPEQYLWAHRRFKSRPPGEPKLYPKRR, from the coding sequence ATGGATCGCCCGCGTTTTCGAAAAGCATATCTTGCTCCGCGCTTCTGGCCGCTCTGGTGCGGCCTGGGGCTTTTGTGGCTGATCGTGCAGTTGCCGTATCCGGCGCTGCTGACCATCGGTCGAGTTTTGGGCGCGTTGATGTATCGCGTCGCCAGCGACCGGCGAACCATCGCCCGGCGCAATCTGGAATTGTGCTTCCCGGAAAAATCCGCCGCCGAGCGCAAACGCCTGCTCAAGGAAAACTTCGCCTCCACCGGGATCGCCTTTTTTGAAATGGCGATGAGCTGGTGGTGGTCGCGCGAGCGTCTGGCGAAACTGGCCCACGTCGAAGGCCTTGAACATCTGCAAAAAGCCCAGCGCGAAGGCAAAGGCGTGATCCTCATGGCCGCGCATTTCACCACGCTGGAAATCGGCGCGGCGCTGCTCGGCCAGCAGCACACCATCGACGGCATGTACCGCGAACACAAAAATCCCTTGTTCGACTTCGTCCAGCGCCGTGGCCGCGAGCGGCACAATCTCGATTCGCTGGCGGTGGAGCGCGATGACGTACGCGGCATGCTCAAACTGCTGCGCTCGGGACGGGCGATCTGGTATGCGCCGGATCAGGATTACGGCGCCAAGCAGAGCATCTTCGTGCCGCTGTTCGGCATTCAGGCCGCCACTGTCACTGCGACGACCAAGTTCGCGCGCCTGGGTAAAGCCTTGGTGGTGCCGTTCACGCAGGAACGTCTGGCCGACGGCAGTGGTTATCGCCTGGTGATCCATCCGCCGCTGGATGACTTCCCCGGCGAGAGCGAGGAGGCCGATTGCATCCGCATCAATCAGTGGGTCGAGAGCGCTTTGCGTGCCTGCCCCGAGCAATACCTGTGGGCGCATCGGCGCTTCAAGAGTCGCCCGCCGGGTGAGCCGAAACTTTATCCCAAGCGTCGTTGA
- a CDS encoding mechanosensitive ion channel family protein gives MFARLFALPGLLLVCLMTLLPLAPAQAVGLPGLLNTSKPQPEAVEPLGQSLDEVIKSLENDKQRAQLLSDLKKLRDATKKAQTTPEEGVLGLIGGTLASFEKQFSGADSPITRWSNEFDLAKDELTSKLLPANEWLPIIFGFAVILMVWSLLAAALIWLGHRVRLRFGLTEELPQHPKALDMLRFALRKLGPWLIALVMTVYMSYVLPSSLGKSLAMVLAYALVVGTCFSAICVIAFSLLDGPHRHRALYILRHQAFRPLWLIGSFAAFGEALSDPRLVESLGVHLAHTAATTANVLAALSTGLFILRFRRPIAHLIRNQPLSRRLTRRALSDTIEILGTFWYVPALVLVGISLFATFVSAGDTSTALRQSLICTVLLVLCMVINGLVRRHSLKPQRGPKRHALYSERLKNFFYTLTHLLVWLIFIELGLRVWGHSLIAFAEGDGHDISVKLFSLIGTLIFSWLIWILADTAVHHALTRSRKGLANARAQTMMPLIRNVLFVAIFIIALIVALANMGMNVTPLLAGAGVIGLAIGFGAQSLVADLITGLFIIIEDSLAIDDYVDVGGHLGTVEGLTIRTVRLRDIDGIVHTIPFSEIKSIKNYSREFGYAIFRVAVPYNMEIDDAIKLMRDVGQKMRSDPLQRRNIWSPLEIQGVESFESGSAILRARFKTAPIKQWEVSRAFNLSLKRQLDEAGLDLATPRMSVQVITPGVEIKKES, from the coding sequence GTGTTTGCTCGTCTTTTTGCTTTGCCCGGTCTGCTGCTTGTCTGCCTGATGACGCTGCTGCCGCTGGCGCCCGCCCAGGCAGTCGGTCTGCCCGGCCTGCTCAACACTTCCAAACCGCAGCCTGAAGCCGTGGAACCCCTCGGCCAGTCGCTGGACGAAGTGATCAAGTCGCTGGAAAACGACAAGCAACGCGCGCAGCTGCTCAGTGATCTGAAGAAGCTGCGCGACGCCACGAAGAAAGCTCAGACCACCCCCGAAGAAGGCGTGCTGGGCCTGATCGGCGGCACCCTCGCCAGCTTCGAAAAACAGTTTTCCGGCGCCGACAGCCCGATTACCCGCTGGTCCAACGAATTCGATCTGGCCAAGGACGAACTGACCAGCAAGCTGCTGCCGGCCAATGAATGGCTGCCGATCATCTTCGGTTTCGCGGTGATCCTGATGGTCTGGAGCCTGCTCGCCGCCGCGCTGATCTGGCTTGGCCACCGCGTGCGTCTGCGCTTCGGCCTCACCGAAGAACTGCCGCAACACCCCAAGGCCCTCGACATGCTGCGTTTTGCCCTGCGCAAGCTCGGGCCGTGGCTGATCGCGTTGGTGATGACGGTGTACATGAGCTACGTGCTGCCGTCGTCACTGGGCAAAAGCCTGGCGATGGTGCTGGCCTATGCGTTGGTGGTCGGCACCTGTTTCTCGGCGATCTGCGTGATCGCCTTCTCTCTGCTCGACGGCCCGCACCGTCATCGCGCGCTGTACATCCTGCGTCATCAGGCGTTTCGGCCGCTGTGGCTGATCGGCAGCTTTGCCGCGTTCGGTGAAGCGTTGAGCGATCCGCGCTTGGTCGAGAGTCTCGGCGTGCATCTGGCGCACACCGCCGCGACTACCGCCAACGTGCTGGCGGCGCTGTCGACCGGCCTGTTCATTCTGCGATTCCGCCGACCGATCGCGCACCTGATCCGCAACCAACCGCTGTCGCGGCGCCTGACGCGCCGCGCCCTTAGCGACACCATCGAAATCCTCGGCACCTTCTGGTACGTGCCGGCACTGGTGCTGGTCGGCATCTCGCTGTTCGCCACGTTTGTCTCCGCCGGCGACACCAGCACCGCGCTGCGCCAGTCGCTGATCTGCACGGTGCTGCTGGTGTTGTGCATGGTGATCAACGGCCTGGTGCGCCGCCATTCACTGAAACCGCAACGCGGGCCGAAACGCCATGCGCTGTACTCGGAGCGATTGAAAAACTTCTTCTATACCCTGACGCATTTGCTGGTGTGGCTGATCTTCATCGAACTGGGCCTGCGCGTGTGGGGCCATTCGCTGATCGCGTTCGCCGAAGGCGATGGCCATGACATCAGCGTCAAACTGTTCAGCCTGATCGGCACGCTGATTTTCTCCTGGCTGATCTGGATCCTCGCCGACACCGCCGTGCACCACGCCCTCACCCGCTCGCGCAAAGGCCTGGCGAATGCGCGGGCGCAGACGATGATGCCGCTGATCCGCAACGTGCTGTTCGTGGCGATCTTCATCATTGCGCTGATCGTCGCCCTGGCGAACATGGGCATGAACGTCACGCCGCTGCTGGCCGGTGCCGGCGTGATCGGTCTGGCTATCGGCTTCGGCGCGCAGTCGCTGGTCGCCGACTTGATCACCGGCCTGTTCATCATCATCGAAGACTCGCTGGCCATTGATGATTACGTCGACGTTGGCGGCCACCTCGGCACCGTCGAAGGCCTGACCATTCGCACCGTACGCCTGCGCGACATCGACGGCATCGTCCACACCATCCCGTTCAGCGAGATCAAAAGCATCAAGAACTACTCGCGGGAATTCGGCTACGCCATCTTCCGCGTCGCCGTGCCGTACAACATGGAAATCGACGACGCGATCAAACTGATGCGCGACGTCGGCCAGAAGATGCGCAGCGATCCGCTACAACGCCGCAACATCTGGTCGCCGCTGGAGATTCAGGGTGTAGAAAGTTTCGAGTCCGGCAGCGCGATTCTGCGGGCACGGTTCAAGACTGCGCCGATCAAGCAGTGGGAAGTTTCCCGGGCGTTCAATTTGTCGTTGAAAAGGCAACTGGATGAGGCGGGATTGGATCTGGCGACGCCGCGGATGAGTGTCCAGGTGATTACGCCTGGGGTGGAAATCAAAAAGGAAAGCTGA